A segment of the Curtobacterium sp. MCSS17_007 genome:
GCGCGAGCAGGATGAGGGGTGCCGCGTACGAGGCCTGCAGCGAGAGCACGAGCGTCAGCGCCGTGAAGCCGATCGCGGCCGAGTCGAACTGCCACGACTTCGGTGCGAGGGTGTTGTAGCCCATCCACAGGGCGCAGAAGAGCGTCAGGCCGACCAGGAACCAGGGCGTCCCCATCGCCCGGGCGATGCCCTCGGTCGCACGACCGAAGGTGTCCCCGCGACCACGGCGTCGGGTCGGGAGCACGCGCGTGCGCATGCCCTTGGGCGAGTCGAGTCGCTCCTGGCGGTTGTCATCCGTTCGGGCCACGGGTGGTCCTCCTTCCCGTCGTCACGGGCGTCTTGCGCTGGCGTTGGCGGAGTCGCGAGGGGGCATCCCCCTCGCCCTGACTTCGCCAGTCGTCGGGCAGGACGTGGTCGAGGACATCGTCGATCGTCACCACCCCGACCAGACGGTGGGCGTCGTCGACCACGGGGACGGACACGAGGTTGTATGTCGCCATGACCCGCGTGACCTCGGCGGCGCTGGCGTCGACCCGCACCGGTTCGGTCTGCTGGTCGATGAGCGTGCCGAGGCGCTCGTTCGGCGGGTACCGGAGCATGCGCTGGAAGTGCACGAGCCCGAGGAACCGACCGGTCGGCGGCTCGTACGGCGGCAGCACCACGCAGACGCTCGCACCGAGCGCCGGGGCGAGCTCGTGCCGGCGGATGAGCGCCAGGCCCTCGGCGACGGTCGCGTCGGCCGAGACGATGACCGGCTCCGTGGTCATCAGACCACCCGCGGTGTCCGGCTCGTACTCCAGGAGCATGCGGACGTCCTGCGCCTCCTCCGGCTCCATGAGCTGCAGCAGGGCCTCGCTCCGGTCGTCGGGGAACTGCGCGAGGACGTCGGCGGCGTCGTCCGGTTGCATCTGGTCGAGGACGTCGGCTGCGCGGGCGTCCTCGAGCCGGGTGAGGATCTCGATGCGCTCCTGGTCGGGCATCTCCTCCAGCACGTCGGCCAGCCGGTCGTCGGGGAGCTCCTCGGCGACCTCGAACCGGCGCTCCTCGGGCAGGTCGAGCAGCGTCGACGCCAGGTCGGCCGGCAGCAGGTCGGAGTAGGCGGCGATGACGTGCTCGGCGGACTGGGCCTCGCCGGGGAGCTCGTCCTCGGTGACCTCGTTCCACGTGGCGAAGGTCGTCGGCCCCTTGCCGAACGGCGACGGGGTCGTCTTCGGCTTCCGCAGGAAGAGCTGCGACACCTCCCAGTCGCCCTGCCCGCGGTCCTCGATCGCGACGTCCTCGATGGTGGCGCGGATGCGCTGGTTCTTGATGAGGACCTTGCGACCGAGCATCTCGGCGATGACCCGGACCTCGCCGCCGCGCTGCTCGAAGCGGCGCATGTTGACGATGCCCGTGGTGATGACCTGGCCGGCGCCGATCGACGTGACCCGGCCGATGCTGAGGAAGATGCGGCGTTTGCCGGGCACCTCGACGATGAGCCCGACGACGTGCGGAGCGTCGACGCGACGGTAGACGACCAGGACGTCCCGGACGCGACCGACGCGGTCGCCCGCGGGGTCGAAGACGGAGCACCCGGCGAGGCGGGCGACGAAGACCTTCGTGGCGCTCACCCGTCCAGCGTAGTCGTTGCCGCTCGGGCCGGGGACGAGCGGACCCGGCGGACGCTGAGACAGTGCACCGGCTGTCCGGGAGGACCTCCGCGCCCGTGCCCCGGAGGTTCCCGGGAGGCGCACGTGCGATCGCAAGGTGCTCGGTGGATGATGGCTGGGTGAGCAACCAGAGCCCGTTCGCCGGACGCACCGCCCAGGCCTTCCCGACGCTGCCGCGTGGGGACGTCCTCGGCACCTACGACAGCTACCCGGACGCCCAGCGCGTCGTCGCGAAGCTCGCCGAGGCGGACTTCCCGGTCGCGAAGATCTCGATCGTCGGCAACGACCTCAAGACCGTCGAGCGCGTCACCGGCAAGATGACGTACGGCCGCGCGGCGATCGCCGGTGCGCTGTCCGGTCTCTGGTTGGGCATCTTCTTCGGCATCGTCCTGACGCTGTTCGCCCCGAGCGCGGGCGGCCTCATCCTCGCCGCGGCGATCATCGGTGCGGCGTTCGGCATGCTGTACGGCATCGTCTCGTTCGCCATCACGAAGCGGCAGCGGGACTTCACGAGCGTGCACCAGGTGCTCGCCACGAACTACCAGATCGTCGTCGACCCGCAGCTCACGGGGCAGGCGCAG
Coding sequences within it:
- a CDS encoding DUF1003 domain-containing protein — encoded protein: MARTDDNRQERLDSPKGMRTRVLPTRRRGRGDTFGRATEGIARAMGTPWFLVGLTLFCALWMGYNTLAPKSWQFDSAAIGFTALTLVLSLQASYAAPLILLAQNRQDDRDRVQFEQDRQRAERNLADTEYLAREVVALRLAMREMASKDFIRAEIRSLLEELDRRDAEEAALRGSGPVDDSTGATSTGATSTRG
- a CDS encoding CBS domain-containing protein; translation: MSATKVFVARLAGCSVFDPAGDRVGRVRDVLVVYRRVDAPHVVGLIVEVPGKRRIFLSIGRVTSIGAGQVITTGIVNMRRFEQRGGEVRVIAEMLGRKVLIKNQRIRATIEDVAIEDRGQGDWEVSQLFLRKPKTTPSPFGKGPTTFATWNEVTEDELPGEAQSAEHVIAAYSDLLPADLASTLLDLPEERRFEVAEELPDDRLADVLEEMPDQERIEILTRLEDARAADVLDQMQPDDAADVLAQFPDDRSEALLQLMEPEEAQDVRMLLEYEPDTAGGLMTTEPVIVSADATVAEGLALIRRHELAPALGASVCVVLPPYEPPTGRFLGLVHFQRMLRYPPNERLGTLIDQQTEPVRVDASAAEVTRVMATYNLVSVPVVDDAHRLVGVVTIDDVLDHVLPDDWRSQGEGDAPSRLRQRQRKTPVTTGRRTTRGPNG